ttgaggacccaggtttgagcccccagtccccatctgcagggggaaagcttcacaagtggtgaagcagtgctgcaggtgtctgtctctcatcctctctatccctcctttccctctcaatttctgactgtatgcaataaagataaaaaatttttttaaacttaaattgCCActtgggttattgttggggctcagtgtcagcataatgagtcTATTGctactggtggccactttttcctttttttttcttttctattagatagatatatagagaaatggagagggtcatagggagagagaaagacaaacacttgcagacctgcttcactgcttttcaaGGTCAGACTTGgtggcttaaaccctggtctttgcatgtGGCAaactgtgtgctcaatcaggtacaccactgcccagctccacaatttaatcaatttttttttttttgccaccagggttatcactggggcttggtgcctgcactacaaatccactgctcctggaggctattttttcccttttgttgcccttgttctttatagttgttattgctatcgttgtagttcgacaggacagagaaatggagagaggaggggaagacatagagggaaacagacacctgcagacctgcttcactgcttgtgaaatgacaaagatagacacctacagacctacttcactgcttatgaaatgacccgcctgcaagtggggagctgggggctcgaaccgggatcctgtccttatgctttgtaccatgtgcacttaacccactgcattaccgcctggcccccacaatttctattttttaatgttttttatttactggaatatTAAGATCATTAAAATTACAAAGCCACACTCAAGAACCTAAAAGTTTAATTCTCTCTGCCGTGTCATCAGATTACATACAACAGCAGTACAGTACACAAGGTAACTACTACAAAAATATCTAGAATACATTTTATTTGGTTAAAAGGTTAGCAATTATTGCATAGCTGAAGGCTATTGGGTTGTAAATATAACTGATCAAGAAGGTAAGTTACAGGATGACCAAAATGACTTTATTATTACAAAATAGCTATTTTAGGGTCAGACAGTGGCATATATACCTAGTAGAGCCCACATAAGATATGCAAGGAAGCATATTCaaacccctaatccccacctacaggagggaagcatcatggatggtgaagcagtgctccaagtggctgtctttctttcctttccttcttaatAAGTAAACGAATAAAACTAAGTTTTCAGTTAACTGAAGACAGTATTTGAGTCTATTCAAATAAAGAAACTGCTAATAACAGTATTGGTATTTTTCCACGATAGGAAATAGAAAAGACACTTATAAAATAACaactggaagtcgggcggtagtgcagcgggttaagcgcacgtggcgcaaagcgcaaggacaggcggaaggatcccagttcgaacccccagctccccacctactggggagtcacttcacaaacagtgaagcaggtctgcgggtgtcttgtctttttcactcccatctgtcttcccctactctttccacttctctctgacctatccaacaacaaagacagacaataataactacaataaaaacaagggcaatgaataaattaaaaaaagatataacatAGTAACAACTAAGGCTCTTAAGGTTAAATAAttgccttttctcttccttccataTTCCTTTTTGCTTTTATCATAGCCTCATCTTTCAAAGGATTAAAAACCCTACCTGTTTGTCTTTCTGTTGGCTTCGATCTCCTGATGGCCAGAGTCTCCAGGAATCATTATCAATAACATCAGCCAGAACAATTTCTTTGGTGATTACATCAACACCAAATTCAATCTAGAACAGCATATCATCCATGAAAAGTTATCCAAAGTAATACTACTAAAGATATGTTTTAATTATAGTACTTGTTTTTAAACCCTTTACTTATACCTTCATATCAACCAATGTACAGTTCTGGGGCAACCAGGATTTCTCTAGTATTTCAAAAATGGCTTGTGTAGCATGACTCATGATGTCTACTTCAGTTGGGCCTATAAGAAGTCCAGCAAAAGAAAATTTTGCAGCAATTAGCTGTTCTTCAGACCACTGTGGATCATTATTGGCATCATCCTATGAAGAAAGCACAAGATTTAActgtaatgacttttttttttaatatttatttattcccttttgttgcccttgttgttttattgttgtagttattattgttgttgtcgttgttggataggacagagagaaatggagagaggaggggaagacagagaggaggagagaaagatagacacctgcagatctgcttcaccgcctgtgaagcgactcccctgcaggtggggagccggggttcgaacccagatccttatgccggtccttgtgctttgtgccacctgcgcttaacctgctgcgctacagcccgactcccttttttcttctctgggTTCCAATTTAAGAATTAAGTTTCTAGGTagacacaggttttttttttgtttttcctccttcaGCATGAATTATtcagaaatattcttttttttttagaggtagTGAAAGTGAACACATACCTTCTTCCGTcatctctccaaaaaaaaaaaaaaaaaaaaagaaagaaagaaaccagaaatcactctgatacataggctgccagggtttgaaatcgggacctcatggttgaaaatccaatgctttatttactacaccacctcccggaccactgaaatGTATTTTTTCATACTCTCTTGCCATCATTTTTTGATAAGGACATATAAAAgatttgagtgcacatgatactaggcacaaggaccctgggtccccacctgcagaggggaagcttccagaATGTAGTGCCACATGtgtctctccctagctccctctcagtttctctctgcctcatcaaAAACACAGAACCTGGAAAGTATTTGGGAATATTATTTAATAATTCAAGAGACTTTATACCAAGTAGAGAttagtaaaaaaagaaacaaaatacttTTAGTCCATTTTAAGTAGTAGCAAATTCTGTGAATGTTTTCATTTAGGGATGTTTACAATAAAAACACTTAAAGTGGTTCAGAGATTAAAATACAATACTTAGACACTGTTTGTTAGGTAGACATATGCGTAACAGAATAAACAAAAAGTTTTAATATAGTTGCACCAATACAAATTCACAACCACTGATTTCTACCGGAGATACTGCTAGTTTTTCTGCATTAGATATAAAATGATTTCATATtagttctcttttttcttttttttaaaccagagcactactcagctcggtTATGGTGATATAGGAGACAAAACCTGGGTGCTTAGagccttataaataaataaatctttttgcttaaccattatgctatctcttccgcCCTCTTACATTAGTCTTAGCTTCaaagctatttttaaataaacCAAACAGTTAATTTGCCCTTCTTCTTAGTATTGGcttattttaagaaaagatttcttttagtgagagagggagggagagatagccaCCTAGAATACTTACTTCTCAGCtcttatggtagtgcaaggaaGTGAACTTGGGATCTTGAAACCTTAGGCATACTTCTAACACACTAAGCCTTTTTCACCAGCTCTTCTTGTTAATTACAATGGTTCAAAATAAGATAGATTTTCCCTCAAAAATCTAAATAACTACTAATAGAATTGTTGACAAATATTTTGAAATCACAAgaacaaaaattttaatatttacatatcttgACTTTGTAATTTATTGCCCAGTTATTCTAAGACAAGGAAGTATAAAGTATTTACCTTGAAAAACAATTCCACTTTAGGTGGGTAAAATTTATATCCTTCCTTGACACCAGGATTTCTCTTGAGAAAAGAACCAGTTGCAATTCTCCTACAAACCCATTCAATTGGAATCATTTCACACCTTGGAGCAATGAAAGCTGTCTCCCCACATTTTCTGGTGAAAGCAGTTTTGATACCTATAtcgtgattaaaaaaaatttttaaagcattaaGATCATACTTAAATCGATGTAGATAACACTTTCCTTTataaaaaacagtaacaaaaaacaaaagcccTTATctacttaaatgtttttaaaaagacatttattttcccttttgttgcccttgttttttattattattgtagttattgatattgatgtcgccattgttagataggatagagagtaatggagagagaaggggaagacaggaggagacaaagacagacacatgcagacctgcttcaccgcttgtgaaacaactcccctgcatgtggggagccggggggcttgatctgggattctgacactggtccttgcattttgcgccatgtgtgcttaacccactgcgctaccgccagactccctacttAAATGTTTTATCCATAAATGGCACTATAAAAAAGTACATGCGTTACCATATGTAAAGGCATGGGTTTGATTCCTCACACCACTGAGGGGAAGGATGTGATGGCAGTCAACTTAGCACTAAGGGGAAGTCcatggacagtgaagcagtgctgtgttatttctctcaaaaaatgaaagtaagaggaccagagcatcacactggtacatgcaatgccagggctcaaactagaGACCTCGTGACTGAGTATCAAATgcttatcctctgtgccacctctgtTTGCTATTTATTCTAATCAGAGAAAACCAGGGTCTTATTCTGGTAGACACAATGGAGATAGCAAACCTAGActgtcatgcatgcaagtcctttgctATACCAATGAGCCTTCTCTCTGgtgtaaacatttttaaaaagctaatttcatgggagtagcgcagcgggttaagcatacatggcgcaaagcacaaggaccagcgtaaggatccctgttgaagccccaggctccccacctgccgggaagtggcttcacaggcagtgaagcaggtctgcaggtgtctgtctttctctccccctctctgtcttccccatctctttccatttctctgtcctctccaacaatagcaataacaataaaaaacaagggcaacgaaagggaaaataactaaataaattaaaattaacaatatatatatatataatttcatgacaagagaccaaagcaccacttTGCTTCAGCACTCTGTGATCCTGGAGGTCTAATTCagggatggatggacggacggacagacagacacagacacacctaCCTCAGGGTCTAACTCCTAAGTCAGCTTCATGGTTGCCATTAGAGATATTTGATCTAGTACAAATCATTTAGGTTATAGCAACGAGAGAAAGTGCAGTTGTAGTCTTCAAATACTTTGATGTGGAAGAGATATTTGAAAACCTGTACTATCACGAAGTAGAGCAAAGAATAGTATAGAACTACAGCAAGTAAATTTTTAGTTCATCAATTAAAACTGGTACCAGAATGAGCTTTTCTCAAACAGAAAGTTCCTCAGGACTGAAGACACAACAGGAAAAAGACCCGTTTAAGCTAAAAAGCACTATTAACTtggagtgggtggtggtgcacctggttgagtgcacatgttacaatgcatggtttgagccccaacccccacctgcaggaagaaagctttgcaagtggtaaagcagtgctgcaggtgtctctctcttcccttccctctcgatttctggctgtctctatccaacaaataaagatattttaaaaatttaaaaagtaatactaTTAATCCCAAGCCAAGTTAAGTGTTACAGTGAAGCTTAAGGGCTCCTGCTTTGACTTAAATGACATGTTGTTAATCCAAATGATATTATTTCTCCACAAAAGAGATCGGAATGTGTGTGAGTGGTAGGCAATTCTTGGGGGAAGCCAGAGGAATGTCAACCTGTTTCCTGTAATAAATGAAAACTAGAGCTAGAAAGCAATATGTTATCCAATGTCATTGTGCCATCAAAATGACCAGTTTGTAAGGAAGCAATGTAAGAAGGAAACTACGAGGAGAGCTACTCACCTGCTTCTTGTAGCAACTGGAAAATACAACTGGTGATTTTATTGGAGATTGCAGCTTTTCCTTCCAGGTGATTCTTTCTGGCTGCatttcctgctgtaatttggtccTTGGACTGCAGGAGGACCTTTCCTGGACTCTCTAACCATTCGTAGACTTCCTTTGTTTTACCCTCATACAGTTTCTTACCAATATTCAGtactgtgaaaataaaataaaaacatgactTCAGGAAAATTTTTTGAACATTGAAAATGTAATAATCTAGGAAAAGCCATTATTGGTTTAATTGTAATAAAAATTAactgtaataataaaatataattaattgtAATAAAAATTAACATGGAACCACATGTAATAGAAATTAGCATAGAACCACATGTTTTACAAGGTATTCTCATAAACATTATACTTGATTCATATAATTTTGTGAATAAGTATAGCTcataattatgtatatatatgtatatatgaataagTATAGTCATAATTATGGGGGGATTGTCAAAACCTGTCCACTATCAACATGTTTATCATTAAGATATGTTAAGTGGCTCGGAGGTGATATAACAAGTAGAGAACCAGACTCATAAGCCTTTCGGCTATAGTTTTATCCTAGTCGCTCCCTGTGTTAGTGACGTTCTGGTTTTCTCAATccttaataagtaaatctttagtggtctaggaggtgatacagtgaataaagcactggactctcaaacatgagctcccgagttcaatccctagcagcacatgtacctgagtgatgtctggttcttcctctctttctcagtaATACAAAATAAATCTTACTATGTAGTAtgcaagaagaaggaggaggaaaaggagagggaggaggagaagaagaaaaactatgTATTTTTCTCTGGCCTGTTTTCTGTGGCAGACAAAATGAAAAAGCTCTTTAAGACAGGTTTTCCAGAGAACTAAGTTTAACTCTACCATTTAAAATGTTCTGCTTGGTTCTCTtagctctcttccctctcctctcccttttcttctccatTTGAGGTTCTTGGGGACTTCCCA
Above is a window of Erinaceus europaeus chromosome 3, mEriEur2.1, whole genome shotgun sequence DNA encoding:
- the PAICS gene encoding bifunctional phosphoribosylaminoimidazole carboxylase/phosphoribosylaminoimidazole succinocarboxamide synthetase, yielding MATTEVLNIGKKLYEGKTKEVYEWLESPGKVLLQSKDQITAGNAARKNHLEGKAAISNKITSCIFQLLQEAGIKTAFTRKCGETAFIAPRCEMIPIEWVCRRIATGSFLKRNPGVKEGYKFYPPKVELFFKDDANNDPQWSEEQLIAAKFSFAGLLIGPTEVDIMSHATQAIFEILEKSWLPQNCTLVDMKIEFGVDVITKEIVLADVIDNDSWRLWPSGDRSQQKDKQTYRDLKEVTPEGLQMVKKNFEWVADRVELLLKSESQCRVVVLMGSTSDLGHCEKIKKACENFGIPCELRVTSAHKGPDETLRIKAEYEGDGIPTVFVAVAGRSNGLGPVMSGNTAYPVINCPPLTPDWGAQDVWSSLRLPSGLGCSTILSPEGSAQFAAQIFGMSNHLIWAKLRANILNTWIFLKQADKKIRESN